The Athalia rosae chromosome 4, iyAthRosa1.1, whole genome shotgun sequence DNA segment GGCCGAACAAGCCGGTCGGCATGACCCGAGAACTGGCTACCAGGACGCCAAATATGTCTaggattttcaatttgttaaGCGCATGACTTTCCCGGGTGTAAGGACTATTCGACAACCAGAGCAGCCCGAGATATGTCAGGAATGTACATGCCATGAAAATCCGTACCAATTTCGACAGTGGACACATCAAACTGAGCCACGAGATATCGAAATTTCTGACCTTGTAACCAAGGCCGTAGCTGACTTGCAGGTATCCGGTTTCCAGAGTTAGGTCTTCGAGGTAAGCGGACAAAGGAAATACGCCGGCTACAGCGCAGAACGTTTCACCCCGAATCACCTGAATTTTTGGAAGTAACGAGTTGGGtagacaaaaatatttttcctgaCGATAGATTTTTTGGATAAGTTCTCGCGATTACCTGATCGATATATGCAGGCCAATCCAATGACGGTTTGACCAGTATATTGAGGGTGACGTTCAATTTATCGGCGATCAAACTTATCAGTTTACCCCCGACGCCTCCCATCTTTAAGTTTCCCGACTCAGTCTGCTCCCAGTGCGATTCAAATCTGGTATCGTTGGCtaaaatttgtgaaatattttgaacgCAACCCTTTGCGTCGAGCATCTTTGCCGGAAACAATTCAACGCCCTTAACGAAgccgtaattatttttccaaacgtcAAGGATCTCCAGTTCACCGAGTTGGCAGTTATTAACGAAGGGAAAATAAGTCATTACGAGAACATCTTCTTTGCGAGGTAATAAAAAGATGATATTAACTTTATCGAGGCCCCACATTTTCGCGGGAAATCCTAGCGAAGCTTCTCTGATTTCCGTTACGTCTACGAAATAACGTCTCATGACGATTATGTACTTTCCTCTGGGATCCATTTGCTTGATGTTGATTACGTCCAAAGTTTCATTCAAGCTGTCAAAGTCATCGGAAAATATTATTCCGTTGGAATACTCCACcaattttatctcgtttctGATGGAATACACTTTCCACACGTAATTTGAAACTCGTTCGAACATATGACCCTTCAACACGTCCATATCGTTGGAAATCACTATCAGATCATCTATCACCCAATCGATTGTTCCTATAATCGTGTCCAAACATTTGAGAGTGTTGAGATTGTCATTCTCAATCAATTTCCCTAACTGTCTTGACTCCGTTGGACCAAAAATTCCAATTGCAAATAATGCGAACATCGTGCAGCAAAGAAATAATCGCATCTCTTCGGTTTCGAAGCGCGCTTAAAACGAACTGAATTGTGATCCCAAACTCCGCTCAGCATAAGAAGTTGTAGCGTAAATGAAAAACtactgaaattaaataaaaaaaagtataacaataataaattatgCGTATGCAGGGTACTCGGTCGTAAGAACTCGATTGATCGAGTAATTCAATCAGTCACAATGATATTGAAATTGACcattcgatattttctctGTAAGCAATTCGCtataagataaaaatgaaaaatgaaaaatgaaaacgaccATATCGATtctagaaatattttttcactcacgtTATTACTCTACTGCGAAAGCTCACCATACTTTCATATTGGGACTATAAATTTTTAAGCACAGATATTTCAATGTTGCCCAACCGATCGCTTGTGATAAATAATCTCACCGAGAAAAACTATGGAGCTGAAAACTAGCCCGGCAGAATGAAGGACTAAAATGCCTCTTATATGATTTACAGTCAGTACAGAAGGAGTCTTAGTCGTAAAAGTGCTGGCAGGGCGGTAGTAATGTCTCATCCAATAGTCAACGAAACCGCTCTGGATTGCGTGGGAAGCATAGCGATGAATCCCGTGAGTCAGAGGTGATCCTCTTCGCATGTAGATCGGGACATGAAAGGTGAACGCTGTTTCTTCCAGCATACGGAGTTGATTCGAGGCGTTGTCTGTAGAGGGAAAAATTCTGTTTCAGAATAAACGGAGGACTCTAACAGTTTTTAAagtagttaaaaaaaaaaatgatcattgtTCAAAATGGCCATCAGGATTCTACGGGACTTACGGAccagagaagataaaaatatcgGTCTCAGAAGAGGTGGGAaactttcggattcgtgtcaaattttcacaaaatttctGACTAAACTAAGTTAGCGTGAGTGATTAAACTCCTTACCTCTGTGATCGGTATTGTACACTCTCACAGTCGAGGTGAGCACTCCGGTAGCAATCTTGTGAATTGTCGGGAGACGCAAAGCCTGGTTAATTGGAAAAACCTTGAATCTGTCGTAAATTCTTTTCATATCGGGGTCCGAAGGATCGTTGTAGAACTCTCGATGAAACGTTCCACCGCCGAACTCTAAGCCACCGTCGAGTAAATCCTTGAAGGTCCTCAATATACGTTTCTCGTATGGAGTTGTCAGAAAACTGACCAATCCGCTGTTGTACGCGGTGACTGTCAAGTACGAGTGAAAAATCCACATTCCGAACACATATCTTCCGAAAGAATTTCGCGGCAAGGCTACGGCAATACCAAGGAAGATAGCGAAGCCGTCGAGAAAACTGAGATTGTCCCGAATTATTCCACGCCTGCGGAAATGATGGGCCGCGAAAAGTAGCCCCGAAAATAACAATCCGATGATACCAAGCTGTACCCACACGGTGCTGGACAATGGCCATACCAAGTTTTTCCATGACACTTCAAAATCACCAACCAGGTATCCGAATGCAAGAGACTCTTGCATGTATGTGAGATCCATGTTGAGGACTTCCAATCTTTTAGCCATTGGGATGTTTCCGGAAATCGAGATGAGGGTTTTTCCTTCCGCGAGCTAAAGATGAAGAACGAatggtatgaaatttttctcgcgaTTGCTTTTTTGTACATAAATTAAATGATTACCTCATTATTGACCAACTCCCAGCGAGTAGCTATAGATGTATGTTCTGCCAGTATCCGCAAATCGATATTCATCTTTTCGGCAACAATTGACATCAGTTTGCCTCCGACGCCTCCGACgattatttctcctttttccgaAAACTCCTTACGCACGTGAAACGTCATaccttcgtcaaaaatgacgGATTGGTATTGAGGGCAACCGTTGAGGTTCAGTAACTTTTCCGGAAATAATTCGGCATTTTTCTGGAAGTTTCCTTCTCTCCAGATATCCAGGATTTCAAGATCGCCCACTTGACAGTTTTTGGAAAATGCAAAGTAGGTCATCGCGAGGATTTCCGAGCCCCGGGGTACCAGGTAAAGAACTGAAGATTTGTCCAGTTTCCACATTCCTTCCGAACTGCccattgaagatttttttatcgcttgtaaatcaacgaaattttctGCCACGTTGATCACGAACTTGGTTCGACTGGGCATTAGCTTGACGTTGATCACGCTCAAAGTTTCATTTAAACTATCGAAGTTTtgcgtaaaaataataacgttcGATGGACTTGTTAAGTTTATAGGCCTCGTATTGGAATGCAACTTCCAACTGAAGTCTGGATGAcacttgaaaaaatcaatctccACAGCATCGTAGTTTTCAAAGATGACCAAAAACTTGGACGGATCCCAacggtttttttcgattacatGTTCTACGACTTTTAGAGCAATTTGCTTCTCACTTTCGTTGCCCTTAGCCAATTGCCGCGacatgaaattgatcgaacatGATTCAAGTgataaagataaaagtaaaatgcAGTATGCGAATGAGTGCATATTTTTGTTCGCGTTGCTTTCGAAAGACCGACGAGGACTCGTGCCCTGTAACTCGAAAATAGAAGTGAAACAAATTTGCTACACGGCTTTTGAGTGATTGCATGTTGTCAGAACTCCAAGATCGTTTGAGATTCCACAAATGATCTGAATTTTTGACAGTGAAATTGTTGACTTAATTTTTCCACTTGTCACACGGAATTGTGTATAATATCGAAGCACACGCCACTCACTGCTGCAATTTTTGCAACATCACCTCTTGGAATCGTCGGTTTATTGTTGGGAATAATAAAGAGTCTCGCAAGTTTGACGAGAATCATTGAAAATCGATAGGGACAACCTATATTTATTGACTTGTTATTTAACGCATTGaaacatcgtttttttttattcattcgatacTTATCAGCTATACAATCTTCTCGTCGGACTATTCGCTCAATGCGAAACCTTCGAAATATCTTGGTAAAATTAATTCTAACATAAAAACGATGAAGCTAAGAAGTAGCCCGatggaatggaataaaaatattccacgGGTGTGTCGTAGAGCGAGCGACGATGGACGTTTTGGGCCGGTATTCGTCAGGTTTCGCTGGTAGTAATTCACCCAGTAGGTGTTTAAACCACCCTGGATAGCTCGCGAAGCGTAGCGCTGTATTCCAACCGCAATGGGTAATCCTCGTCTCAAGGCCATCGGCGCCAGGTAACTGAACGTCTTGTCTTGTATCATATGAAGACGTTTCTCTACGTTGAGATCTGGAAAAATCAGCGAATTGATCCAGGTGACGAAATTCAGATGGGAACGAACACGGTTCGTTATGACGAGAGTATAGTGACTGAACAACTTTGTACCTGAtcgcaaaaaattgaaaaagaacacGGCCGTGCTCGTCAAACCAAAGACCTGTTGCTCGTCGAAAAGTTTAGACAAGCCCTTCTCATAGTCCCATAACTGGAAACTATcgtgaattttcatcatcacgGGGTCCGAAGGATCGTTGTAGAAATCACGCTGGAAATCGTCGCCGCCGAATTCTAGACCGGAATCAAGTAATTCTCCGAGGGTATTTATCACCCGATTTCCGTTCTGGGTTGTCAAGAAACTAATGAGACTGCAGGTGTACGCAGCCGTGATCCAGAAAGAGAATAGGATCCAAATCCCGAATAGATATCTTTCGAATACATGGCGTGGCATTGGTCGGGTATTGCCCAAAAGAACTCCGAAGATATCGAAACCTCCGTGTCTGTCGAGCACTTGGTTTTGCCGGCGGTACCGAGACGTCAGAAATATAAAACCGCTGAATATCAAAAAAGTGACAGCCGTCAAAGTCCATAATCTGAAGGATAATGGTCGCGTCAAATTCGTCCAAGGTATCACCGCTTCGTTGGATGTGTAGGCAAAACCAAACGATTGTTCCATGTATCCACATTCCACAGTCATAATTGTAAGGATCCCAGTTATAGGAATCATTCCGGCAACTATGACGTCAAAATCCCTGCTGGAAATCTGGAAAAGGAATAGGAGAATTTTTAGCGAGGATGGCTTTGTAATATTCGTAACGAGTGAAAATGATCATCACTAATCACCACATTCCGAAATGCAGATATCGACCAAGTTTGCTTCAACGATGAACGGACATccatgttcattttttcagctATGATTGCCCAAAGTTTACCTCCAACGCCACCCGGCATCACCTTTCCTGATTCGGACAATTCTTTCTGATAGAGAAGATACAGATGTTCTGTGGGTACTGCCGCATACTTGTGACGACAGCCTTTTACGTCCAACGCTTTTTCTGGGAATAGGATAACGTTATTTTCGAATCTATTTTGTCTCCAGATATCGAGGACTTCGAGTTTCCCCGGTTGACAGTGATCGGAAAATGGGAAATACGTCATTGCCAAAATATCCTCTTCGCAAGGCACCAGGAATACAACGTTCATTTTATCCAACTTCCACATCAATCTGGGAATGACTTCGGAAGCGAATTTGACTTCTTCCAAATCAgcgaaattatttccaacGCTGATAACGTACGTTGCTCGACTATCCATTTTCTTAATGTCTACCACGCTGAGAATGTTTTCCAGATCATCGAAGCTCTTTGTAAAAATGATTACGTTGAAGAGGCCTGTAAGATCATTCGGCGTCCCAGAGTTCAATTCCCATCTGAAGTTTGGGTGTAGACTCACAAGCTGCTCATACCCCGCACTGATATCTTCAGAAATCAGTAAAAAGTCCGACGAAATCCAAGtcgtatttttcatcaaattctcCAAGCAATTCATGGCATTGCTATTGCTAACGTTATATTGTTTCCATTTCGATGGGACACTCGAATCGCAGGAATAAGTTGTTACCAGTGATAAAAATACCACACAATTCACATGCAATTGCATCTTTGAATGCTCGTACGAACTTACGAGACTGACTCGAATGTTCATTTTCACGAATCAATTAGAGAACATAATTTTCTGTTTTGCGGTCGatagttatttaattttatggcTAACACTCGGATGATTGGTTTTCTGCCAAGGCACGACGTGTATTCGTGATTAGTCTATTATCGCGCAAGATCCGCTCGTGGATAAGAATTTACTTGAGTTCGAATACAGCGATATTGTTCAGTATCCAAGCTTTCCTGACTACTTAGCTTAAAAGCGATTGCCAACTCGATATCGAATATCCTAGAAGAGTCGTGAAAATTATGCGATTGAccaaatagaaaaaggaaaaaaaactaaattctgaaaataggTGACCCCAGTCCGAAGTATTCAAAGTAACCTCTACTTCGGTGCTCTTggaaaatttggattccttTGGATTTGGAAAGATTCTGAATCATGAGCACAGcttataaatttattgattcgttacttatgtgaaaaaaatgatggatcCTCAATTATCCTATTCTTCGTAAAACCCTTGAATATATTCTATCCAAGCAATTCTGGagagcaaaatttttcaaatacttcgAAAAAACTATTTCGAGCACGAAAACGACGGAGCTAAATATCAGTccaattgaatgaaaaactaaaattccCCGTATATGTCGCAAGGCCAGTGGTGATGGGCCTTTTTGCTCGATCTTCGTTAGATTTCGCTGGTAGTACTCCGACCAGTAGGTGTTGAAACCACCCTGAATGGCTCGAGCCGCGTATCGACGTACTCCGAACGTGAGGGGTGATCCTCGTCTCAGAGCGATGGGGAGGAGAAAATTGAAGGCCCTTTCTTGCAACATCTGTAGTTTGTTCTCACCCGCATCTAAAACCAACGTGGATCAACTTGGCGTCTAGAGTCGCATAAAATCGGAAGTTAGGAGTTCGACAGTCCTGTACCTTTTCGCAGGACGTTCACACCGTTCAGAGTCGACGTTAACGCACCGGTAACCTGTTGTTCGTAAAGTGCTTTGTGCGCAGATTTTTGCCACGTCCATAACTGGAACTTATTGTAGATTTCCATCATCACCGGGTCCGAAGGATCGTTGTAGAACTCATGGTGAAAACTACCACCGCCGAATTCCAGACCAGAATCGAGTAATTCTTGAAGGGTGTTTATCACTCGATTTTGTTTCGGAGTCGTTAAAAAACTTATCAAGCTGCAGGTGTACGTTGCCGTTATCAGGAAAGAGTACAGGATCCATACGGCGAATACGTATCTTCCGAATACACCGCGTGGCATGTTTGTACCGTGGCCCAAAAAGAAACCGAGTACGTCAAGAGCTCCTAATCTGTCGAGCACTTCAGTTTGACGGCGATATCGACGTCTCAATAGATTAAAACCATTGAATATCAGGAATGTTACCACCGTCAGAGCCCACGATTCCATGGACAATGGCCGTGCTAAATTTGTCCAAGATATCTCCGCTTCACTGGCTAAGTAGCACATCCCGTATGATTCTTCCATGTATCCGGAATCTAAGGTGACGTATTTCAGGAATACGGGAACAGGGAACATTCCGGCTACCGCGAAAGTGACCTCACCGGTGattatctgtaaaattgaatgtCATTGCGGTGTGATGTTATTCTAGAACAACTCTGAAGGCGGTATAATTACCCTAGGCAAAAGATCGTTCAACGGCAGCGGTTCTACGATTTTGCAATGTACATCcatgttcattttttcggcAAGAATTGTCAACATCTTGCCACCGACGCCACCCGGTATCAGCTTTCCTGATTCGGAGATTTCTGTTTTATATTGAGGAGCGAAGCTATCTGAACCTATTATATCATGTTTTTGAGGGCAGCCGTTGATGTCCAATAACTTCTCTGGAAATAATACAGAATTATTCTCGAATCTATTTTGTCTCCAGATATCGAGGACTTCGAGTTTCCCCGGTTGACAGTGATCGGAAAATGGGAAATAcgtcattgaaaaaatatcctctTCGCAGGGCACCAGGAATACAACGTTCATTTTATCCAACTTCCACATCGTTCTGGGAATGACTTCGGAAGCGAATTTGATTTCTTCCAAATCAgcgaaattatttccaacGCTGATAACGTACTTTGCTCGACCATCCATCTTCTTAATGTCTACCACGCTGAGAATGTTTTCCAGATCAATGAAGctttttgtaaaaatgatcACGTTGAAAAGGCCTGTAAGATCACTCGGCGTCCCGGAGTTCAATTCCCATCTGAAGTTTGGGTGTCGACTCACAAGCTGCTCATACCCCGCACTGATATCTTCGGAAATCAGTAAAAAGTCCGACGAAATCCAAGtcgtatttttcatcatattcTCCAAGCAATTCATGGCATTGCTATTGGTATCATTATACTGTTCCCATTCCATTGAAATACTCGACTTGCAGGAATTAGATGTTACCAGTGATAGAATCACCGCGCAATTCACATGCAATCGCATCTTTGAATGCTCGTACGAACTTAAAAGACTGACTCTAATGTTCAATTTCACAAATCAATTAGAGAATATAATTTTCCGTTATGCGATCGATACTTATTCAATTTTATGGCTAACACTTGGATGATTGGTTTTCTGCCAAGGTACGACATGTATTTGTGATTAGTCTATTATTGTGCAAGATCCGTTCGCGGATAAGAATTTACTTGACTTCGAATACAGCGATATTGTTCAGTATCCAAGCTTTCCTGACTACTTAGCTTAAAAGCGATTGCCAACTCGATATCGCATATCCCAGAAGAGTCGTGAAAATTATGCGATTGAccaaatagaaaaagaaaagaaatttaaattctgaaaataggCGACCCACTATGTCACTACTCAAATCATCGAAACCCTTCGTAAAAGTAATCATGTTGAAGAGGCCTATCAGATCATTCGGCGTCCCGGAATTTAATTCCCATCTGAAGTTTAAATGCCTACCCAAAAAATCGTCATGGGCCGTACTCATATCTGCAGAAATCATCGAGAAATCCGGCGTCATCCATGTCGTGTTTCTCAATCAACTCTCCAAGCAATCCATGGCATTAATATCATCGATATCGTCATGTTCTTCCCACTTTATCGATGCACTCGAATCACATGAATAAGACATGGctagcgacaaaaaaaaaacgcacagtTCACACGTAGCACAGTTCAGGACTCGCTCCAACGTTCATCCTCACCAATTATATAGCGGAAAAAATGCGTCCTTCGTTGTCCGGTCGATGTCAATTTCATTTAATGAACATTTTTCGGACAATTAACTGTTCACAGAGGTACGAGTGTTCAAAAAGTCGACGGCGAACATCGTTGGAATTATCTGTGAAAATTTACACGTTTAATAAAATGATGATACGAAGTTGGATGATCGTTATCTTGCGATGCTAATATGAACGTGTTTCCTTTTTAAATATAGGTGTCGGAATTCATGTAATTGCCTCGTACATTCAACCACGCAAGTTTTGGCAGCTGATCTACGGCGGGCGATAACGACAACGAGTTGTTGTCCACATTCAATtcctttaaatttttcagatctCTAATCACTGTCGCCGGTAGATCCCGAAGGTTGTTACTGCTCAGTGaaagtttttccaatttcggAAGCGCAGCGAATGTTTCTGGTTCTATCGAGTTTATACGGTTGTCGGACAGGTGGAGGACTTTTAAATTCACCATCCCGTTGAACGTACCACGTTTCAACGaagtgattcgatttttttccaggtACAACGTCCGCAGAGCGGGTAATCGATCGAAAGCGTTTTCGGAGATCAAAGTGATCTCGTTCTCCTCGAGATGCAAGAATTTCAAGCGAGTCAATCTGGAAAAAGTAGCTTCAGGAATCGCTGGGATTTTATTACCCTCGAGATGAATCGTTTCGAGTTTGGTCAGAGCGTGAAAAGTGCCTCCAGGAAAATTTCGTAAGTTATTGTAActgaataacaaaattttcagattcggaaGAACGCTGAGAACACCTAAGGGGATTTCATCGAGTCGGTTGTGCTCTaaatttagatttttcaaCGCGCCTAATCCGTCGAACGTTCCGGGGGGTAATCTCTTGATACGGTTCGCGAACAATTCGAGTTCTTCAAGATTACTCAATCCGTTGAATATCCCGGGCGGTAATTCGCTCAGAAGATTGTCGGCCATGGAAAGGTTTCTCAGATTCGTTAAGCCGACGAAAGTACCCTCGGGTAATTCCGGAATTTTATTCCCCCCGAAGTCGAGCACCCTCAAATTTGTCAACCCGTTGAAAAGTCCCGGTTTCAATTGCGCCAGCTCGTTATCCCTCAGGTTGATGCTGCGCACGCTGACCAGGTGATTGAATATTCCGTCGGGCAGCTGGGAAATTTCGTTCCCGTGCAAATCGAGCTCGCGCAATTTCGCGAGTCCGTCAAAAGTACCGGGCAAAATTTGCGATACGCGGTTATCCGCGACCCCGAGATTTCCCAGGTCTTCGAGACCGTTGAAAGCTCCCGCGGGAAACGCGGTTAAATTATTTCCTTTCAAATCCAGTACCACCAACTTCGAGAGTCCCAGAAAAGTCCCGGGAGGAATCTCACCGATCGAATTCGACGACATATCTAGTACACTTATGCTCTTCAGGGGGTTAAAAATACCCGGAGGTAGCTCGGCGATCGCGTTTCCCTGGAGATAGACCTCCGC contains these protein-coding regions:
- the LOC125500701 gene encoding uncharacterized protein LOC125500701; protein product: MAKRLEVLNMDLTYMQESLAFGYLVGDFEVSWKNLVWPLSSTVWVQLGIIGLLFSGLLFAAHHFRRRGIIRDNLSFLDGFAIFLGIAVALPRNSFGRYVFGMWIFHSYLTVTAYNSGLVSFLTTPYEKRILRTFKDLLDGGLEFGGGTFHREFYNDPSDPDMKRIYDRFKVFPINQALRLPTIHKIATGVLTSTVRVYNTDHRDNASNQLRMLEETAFTFHVPIYMRRGSPLTHGIHRYASHAIQSGFVDYWMRHYYRPASTFTTKTPSVLTVNHIRGILVLHSAGLVFSSIVFLGEIIYHKRSVGQH
- the LOC105692578 gene encoding uncharacterized protein LOC105692578; translated protein: MNIRVSLVSSYEHSKMQLHVNCVVFLSLVTTYSCDSSVPSKWKQYNVSNSNAMNCLENLMKNTTWISSDFLLISEDISAGYEQLVSLHPNFRWELNSGTPNDLTGLFNVIIFTKSFDDLENILSVVDIKKMDSRATYVISVGNNFADLEEVKFASEVIPRLMWKLDKMNVVFLVPCEEDILAMTYFPFSDHCQPGKLEVLDIWRQNRFENNVILFPEKALDVKGCRHKYAAVPTEHLYLLYQKELSESGKVMPGGVGGKLWAIIAEKMNMDVRSSLKQTWSISAFRNVISSRDFDVIVAGMIPITGILTIMTVECGYMEQSFGFAYTSNEAVIPWTNLTRPLSFRLWTLTAVTFLIFSGFIFLTSRYRRQNQVLDRHGGFDIFGVLLGNTRPMPRHVFERYLFGIWILFSFWITAAYTCSLISFLTTQNGNRVINTLGELLDSGLEFGGDDFQRDFYNDPSDPVMMKIHDSFQLWDYEKGLSKLFDEQQVFGLTSTAVFFFNFLRSDLNVEKRLHMIQDKTFSYLAPMALRRGLPIAVGIQRYASRAIQGGLNTYWVNYYQRNLTNTGPKRPSSLALRHTRGIFLFHSIGLLLSFIVFMLELILPRYFEGFALSE
- the LOC105692767 gene encoding uncharacterized protein LOC105692767; the encoded protein is MRLHVNCAVILSLVTSNSCKSSISMEWEQYNDTNSNAMNCLENMMKNTTWISSDFLLISEDISAGYEQLVSRHPNFRWELNSGTPSDLTGLFNVIIFTKSFIDLENILSVVDIKKMDGRAKYVISVGNNFADLEEIKFASEVIPRTMWKLDKMNVVFLVPCEEDIFSMTYFPFSDHCQPGKLEVLDIWRQNRFENNSVLFPEKLLDINGCPQKHDIIGSDSFAPQYKTEISESGKLIPGGVGGKMLTILAEKMNMDVHCKIVEPLPLNDLLPRIITGEVTFAVAGMFPVPVFLKYVTLDSGYMEESYGMCYLASEAEISWTNLARPLSMESWALTVVTFLIFNGFNLLRRRYRRQTEVLDRLGALDVLGFFLGHGTNMPRGVFGRYVFAVWILYSFLITATYTCSLISFLTTPKQNRVINTLQELLDSGLEFGGGSFHHEFYNDPSDPVMMEIYNKFQLWTWQKSAHKALYEQQVTGALTSTLNGVNVLRKDAGENKLQMLQERAFNFLLPIALRRGSPLTFGVRRYAARAIQGGFNTYWSEYYQRNLTKIEQKGPSPLALRHIRGILVFHSIGLIFSSVVFVLEIVFSKYLKNFALQNCLDRIYSRVLRRIG
- the LOC105692580 gene encoding insulin-like growth factor-binding protein complex acid labile subunit: MISRFLIAAIVLLVEFSNCESIMVFRRGEYSVGISDDAGILQSVQPVQNRAESGHSLDISLMDITFLDEHAFDSVPDVTELSLRWNNILALDSAQFAALRNLKKLDARQTGLRNIAPGSFSGMEKLAEVYLQGNAIAELPPGIFNPLKSISVLDMSSNSIGEIPPGTFLGLSKLVVLDLKGNNLTAFPAGAFNGLEDLGNLGVADNRVSQILPGTFDGLAKLRELDLHGNEISQLPDGIFNHLVSVRSINLRDNELAQLKPGLFNGLTNLRVLDFGGNKIPELPEGTFVGLTNLRNLSMADNLLSELPPGIFNGLSNLEELELFANRIKRLPPGTFDGLGALKNLNLEHNRLDEIPLGVLSVLPNLKILLFSYNNLRNFPGGTFHALTKLETIHLEGNKIPAIPEATFSRLTRLKFLHLEENEITLISENAFDRLPALRTLYLEKNRITSLKRGTFNGMVNLKVLHLSDNRINSIEPETFAALPKLEKLSLSSNNLRDLPATVIRDLKNLKELNVDNNSLSLSPAVDQLPKLAWLNVRGNYMNSDTYI
- the LOC125500700 gene encoding probable glutamate receptor; translation: MRLFLCCTMFALFAIGIFGPTESRQLGKLIENDNLNTLKCLDTIIGTIDWVIDDLIVISNDMDVLKGHMFERVSNYVWKVYSIRNEIKLVEYSNGIIFSDDFDSLNETLDVINIKQMDPRGKYIIVMRRYFVDVTEIREASLGFPAKMWGLDKVNIIFLLPRKEDVLVMTYFPFVNNCQLGELEILDVWKNNYGFVKGVELFPAKMLDAKGCVQNISQILANDTRFESHWEQTESGNLKMGGVGGKLISLIADKLNVTLNILVKPSLDWPAYIDQVIRGETFCAVAGVFPLSAYLEDLTLETGYLQVSYGLGYKVRNFDISWLSLMCPLSKLVRIFMACTFLTYLGLLWLSNSPYTRESHALNKLKILDIFGVLVASSRVMPTGLFGRYLFGMWILFSYLMSVAYTSGLVSFLTTPNEKEPITTFEELLADGMKFGGSIDHRNFYYDPSDPVMMKIYENFKIIPTEESQRILDDKEGATGVFSSNVKIHNALNIDNASNQIRMLEERAFTFPVPLALRRGMPFSLGIQRYASRAVQSGLVDYWVNFYSPTARIVGTRSKRPSVLTTRHIRGLLYIHFTGLILSGVIFLGEIYFHKQFIE